Genomic DNA from Panthera uncia isolate 11264 chromosome E3, Puncia_PCG_1.0, whole genome shotgun sequence:
gaaacacctgGGTTGGAATCTTACTCCGCCACCTACACGCTGAGCGACCTGAGGCAATCTGCTAACCTGAGGGTCAGTTTCACGCAGAAATCACAGGTTTTCCGGAGGCGAAGATCCGCCCACAAGAACATGCCCCTCCAAGGacctcctgcccccatccccggaagaggaggagaggaagcccAAGAAGCAGCGCCTGGCGCAGAGCCCCAACTCCTACTTCACGGGCGTGAAGTGCCCAGGACGCTACAAACTCACGACCATGTTCAGCCACGTGCAGACCGTGGTGCTGTCTGGGGGCTGCTCCACCGTCCTGTGCCAGCCGACAGAAGGACAAGCAAGGCTCACGGAAGGATGCTCCTTCAGATGGAAGCAGCACTAAAAGCCCCGAGTCAACATGAGTGGGGAACTATCCCAACAAACAgctttaggattaaaaaaaaaaaaaaaaggctgtaagGAAAGAACACAGcaccagcacccagcacccagacTGGCCCGCTCTGGCCCGCCCTGCTCACACTTTGGCCGAGTCTGACTTCTCCATCTTTGCCCACCAGCCTGCCACCTGCTTCTGCCGCAACTCTG
This window encodes:
- the LOC125928444 gene encoding 40S ribosomal protein S27-like, with the protein product MGSVSRRNHRFSGGEDPPTRTCPSKDLLPPSPEEEERKPKKQRLAQSPNSYFTGVKCPGRYKLTTMFSHVQTVVLSGGCSTVLCQPTEGQARLTEGCSFRWKQH